The genomic stretch TTTGGTGGtatattggggtttttttggttgtttggttttctttccctctcccgCTTCTTCCAtgcattaaaatatgaaatagagaaaagaaCAGTAACCACTAGAACTAAATCTGTTGTTACCTATTTAGTCAGTGCTATGGCTAAAGCTTTCTTGTACTTTCCAGCTATCCTTGTTCAAATAATATATCACTTGACCGTAAAAAAGTGAAGgcttttcaaatttcatttaacctccctttttttttttttcaggactaTGGTAAAGTACAGCACTTGGCTCTTCATGCTTTCCATAATACAGAAGTTGAAGCAATGCAGGCAGAGAGTTGTTACCAGCTGGCTAGGTCTTTTCATGTACAGGTAGGGCTGTTTTTAAAAGCCCCCTTTGAGATTACACTTAAAAATATGCGTTACAAAAGTTAATACAAAGCCTACATCTGAAAACACTACCTGTTCTTTATTTACTCGTTTTTAATTAGGAAGATTATGATCAAGCATTCCAGTATTATTACCAGGCCACGCAGTTTGCTTCATCTTCTTTTGTACTTCCATTCTTTGGATTGGGTCAAATGTACATTTATCGAGGGGACAAAGAGAATGCATCACAATGCtttgaaaaagttttgaaagCCTATCCTAACAATTATGAGACTATGAAAATCCTTGGATCTCTTTATGCGGCTTCAGAAGACCAGGAGAAACGGGATATTGCAAAGGTGAGCTTTGCTTCTGCCAGCATCATAGTTCTACATACAAGAGTAGAACTTAAAAATCAGACTTGAAATCAGACTGTACCTTAAGTTGCATAAACCTCAGGGTTACTTGGCTGTAGGCacagaatatttaatatttgacAGTCATGAGAGATCCTCCCAACTGTGGTGGGTCACAACTTCTGGTCAGAACTGAGACCCCTGGTGGATTCTGGCTAAAGCACATCCAGGAATTTAGAGTAGCCCCAGCCTCATGTTTGTATTTAGTGCTATGAAAAGGGCAGAATTCTTCCCGTATATGTTAAAATTCTCTGAGGATGGTAAGTTAGCTAGTGATTTCCTGAAGATGGTGAATGAGCTAGTGATTTCCAGGAAACACTTGTCTTAGCTTATCTGGAAGGACAATattatgctttttgtttttttaaatggaagggTTTTTAAATCTAACATTGGGTAAATAAATGCCAAATATGTTAGACATCGCTTTTCTGGCTTCTCATGTTGGGTAAAAGTTTCTGCTTCTCTTAAGACTTTAAGTGGGTGTTACGGtctacaagaaaaatacaataacaaaggaaggaaaccaATAcgatttttttgtgtgtgaccAAACCGTGCAGATGTTTaggatgttttcttttacattatGGTATGTCTTTGTAGTGTTAAGATTAATGCCTTTActctttgttttgattttgtttacgttttttaaacagtttgtgtCCACAAAGAGGCTTAAttgtcttctgctgtttttcagggaCATCTCAAGAAAGTCACAGAACAATATCCTGATGATGTAGAGGCATGGATTGAGCTAGCCCAAATTCTAGAACAGACCGATATACAGGTATTATTAATACATGCTTGGTGAATTATGTGTGCTTTTCCTAAAAGCACATAGAactcattatttctttcatccactttctctttctttgtaaaGGGTGCACTGTCAGCCTATGGTACAGCCACACGCATTCTGCAAGAGAAAGTACAGGCTGATGTCCCACCAGAGATTTTGAATAATGTGGGTGCTCTGCACTTCAGGCTGGGAAACCTAGGAGAAGCAAAGGTATGTAATTGCTTGAAGTTTGACTTGAGTTTCCTGACCACCCAGAAGTTTTCCTTTAAGAATATTCTGGAgtgctttattccttttttctttttatactttagaaatattttttggcaTCACTGGATCgtgcaaaagcagaagctgaacaTGATGAGCATTATTACAATGCTATCTCTGTAACAACGTCCTATAACCTTGCCAGACTATATGAGGCGATGTGTGAATTTCATGAAGCGGAGAAGctgtataaaaacattttaagagaaCATCCTAATTACGTTGATTGTAAGAAACATTTAGTATTTTAGTTCCACAGTCCTCCTTATAATACCAAAAATCTTCCCATTTACAGTGTCTTTCTTTATATCTGTCGTCGTCTTTTCATAGCAGTTTTGGGGCCTGCTTTCCTACCTGCTATTTCCcctactgtttttttttaaggcctgCATCATCCTTATAGTTCAGTCTCCAGGTTTAAGCCTTCTAATTATTGTTAAATCTTACCGTGCTCCAAAAATCTAGCAAAATTGGCTTATCTAGACTTGCATGCCATCggccaccccccacccccaccaaaGCCTTAGCACCTCAGCCCTTGGGTGCAATCAAGGCCATCCACTTGATATGCCCACGCTTTGCAATTCTAACTATGTGGGTGAAAAATAGAGACCCTTTGGGAGAATCACTTCTATCTTGGACCTTGGCCTTcctccagggaagcagggctgttGAGGGTGTTGGCACAGCTTCTTTTCACATCCTGGTTTTTATCCGCACTCTGTTCTTCCTCTTGTCCCCAAAGAGCTGACCTGTGATGTTTTCTGCAAAGGCGAGGTGGTAGCTCTTGCGAAGCTGCAGCATATGGCATGCCCCTGCCTAATCTATAGCCTCtttcctgcttgttttctgttgtcattCTGCTAACTGGTATTCTTCCCAAAGCTTGTGGAGACAGGAGAGCTGTTTAAAGTGGAGGGAAGAGAATTATGTAACTTGACGTATCCTTCTTTCTTTGAGGTTTCTCATGAAAATTATGAAaccaattaaaaatgtaaatgtttaatTGTTAGAAATCTGCAGATTCTCTATGGCCATTGTGGATGGACATTTGTCTTCACGTGGTGCGTCTCATTGTAATTAGTATAGGAAAGGTGTCTTAATGTTTGCTGTTCTTAGCTGGTGAAGAAAAAGATTGCTTTTGAAATTCAGGCATGgccagtattttctttgttagaGATTACTTCTAACCTTCTTCCtggtttctattttcttttctatttttatttttaggctaCTTGCGCTTGGGAGCTATGGCTAGGGATAAAGGAAATTTTTATGAGGCTTCTGATTGGTTTAAAGAAGCACTTCAGATAAATCAGGTTTGTAACCCTTAAAGTTAAAACACTTGAAATACAAacaacttaaaattttattttccttttgttgcatttttattttgtttgttcacAAAAAGtaggggaagaagagagaacTACCATAATCTGCTCTATGttttttttgctgggttttttaatatggaTTTCTGCTTAAGAAAAGTAGCAGTTTATACTTGGGAAAGTAACCTTGCAAAGGGAAACTGGTTTTGCAACttaaagtgaatttttatttaggACCATCCCGATGCATGGTCTCTGATTGGCAATCTTCATTTGGCTAAACAAGAGTGGGGTCCAGGACAGAAGAAATTTGAAAGGATATTGAAACAGCCCTCCACACAAAATGATACTTACTCCATGCTGGCTCTTGGCAACGTCTGGTTGCAGACTCTACATCAACCCacaagagacagagaaaaggtAATGGGTGTCTGTCTGCCctgtgtgtggttttatttatgtataaaatGCTGTTAGCTGCTCAGAGCCTTTTCTTGATGCCTGTTTGGCTTCTTACATCCCATAAAACTTCTGGGTAGATCTTTTAATACCCCATTATAGAAATGAGTGATCAATTGGcatatttctttctgcaggagaaGCGTCATCAAGACCGTGCATTAGCAATCTACAAGCAAGTACTCAGAAATGATCCAAAGAATTTGTATGCTGCTAATGGCATAGGTGAATATTAGactcttaattttccttcaaaagtgATGATATTCTTATGCTTCAGGGGGTGAACGCTGTGTAGCGGAGCACAGGAAAGGATAGCTTTCATATGGCAGCTATATCACTTAGTTTTTAATGGGAACCTTTACTCAGGCAATAGTTAGTTTTCTTCGGTAGGAGTAGGTGAACCTGGAAGTTCTGTATGTAAGGAAGTAATATGCTGTACATATTACTTTCCCCTTAGGAGCTGTCTTGGCGCATAAAGGATATTTCCGTGAAGCTCGTGATGTTTTTGCTCAAGTGAGAGAGGCAACAGCAGATATCAGTGATGTGTGGCTGAATTTGGCACATATCTACGTGGAACAGAAACAGTACATCAGTGCTGTGCAGATGGTAACATCTCTAAATTGAACTATATAATACGTTGGGTTAGATGACTTCTGGGTGTTTCTCTGCTGTCATGGCAGCTGTGAAAGTTTCTGAATAGTATTTTAACAAGTTACAGGTCTATTCCTAGCATGTTGCTGGCTGTCAAGTCTAGATCTAAAAACAAACTGCCAAATGTGGGTAAGGGTTAACAAAGCACCTACcaacttttctgtgctttttttgtagcagtgttttaaaacataaatggGTTAGAATTTTGGtcttggaattaatttttagtCAGAGAGGTTTCAGTCAGTGTAGTTACTGTATGTGATTTATTTACATCCAGATATTACTGAAATAAGTAAATAGAATTTGCTGCTAAGATTAATAGCAGTGCTTCCTACTTTGTTATTTATGCAATCATTTGCAAGAATAAATCAGAGCTATCTAAAAAGCTGACTGTGCCATGATTTCTTTCACCACAGTTAACACTACAAGGTAATTAATATTGGAAGAAATCTGTTGaggtcatctagttcaaccTGCCCAAAGAAACCAACTTCCAAGTATCCAACAGATGCTAACTAAGTTGACTCAATGAGTTGATCAAAAGCATACACTTTTTTTAAGCCTACTTGTATGTTGAATGGGACAGAAGCTTAGAACAAGCTTGTTTGATTAAGGCTGAGTCCATACTGAGGCTCAGAAATACTTAATTTGGAGTTATTCTGAAGCTTTCTGTGATGGTTATAAGAAAGGCCCAGCATCTCTTCCTTACCTGATTAGGACCTCAGTAGTTGCTATCCTCCAGTGAACTACTGGTAACAAGCTTTGGTAAAACAACCGGATTCATTCTGTTATGTTTGGATGGAGTCTGTTCgttggggttgttttggtttttaacgCTTAGTCTATTTCTGTTGACAAAAAGCCTGATGAGAATATAATAGCAATTGTTTAAGCAGTGAATTACAGTGGGAAACTGGGTATAGTTTCCACCTTCTTTTTtgtcagaaaagtattttactcatttgctaatatatttatataaagctGTTAgtagaaatgtgtttctttacTGGGGTGGTTTATTGTTCCCTGGCCTCTGCTGTGCGGTTAGTAAAAGCCACGGTCTGAAATAGGCAATATTTGACTCAAAGGCAGACTTAAATTCAGAAATGAACTTAATAGTCTAGCTTACTGCGGCCACAACAACTTTTCTAGTAAGTTCTCTACCATAAAGCATACAGATTCAAGGCAGAGTTAAGCTAAATACAAAACCTTTGACTCTGAAGGTGAGTGAAAATCAGGCGCTTGCAACACAGTGCGATCCAAAGGTGGTGACTTCAGGCATATTACAGTTCAGGGCAGTTTCTGTATTtgagctggaaataaaaatttctttgtatttgttaGTATTCTGGAGGTTTAGAAAAAAGGTGAATGAATCCTTGAGAAAAGAGTATGTCCAACAGAAGTCACTCAGTGCTAAGTTTCGTAACTGTTTGAAGCTTTAATTCTAGACCCACAAAACCTACAGTAACAAGTCTTACACTTCAGAGCAACTAGATACCCTTTGACATGCCAAGTTACTCAGCTAGGTGGACAGAATAAATTTGATGTTGAGATGCCTGAAAGAtgtggattttttaaatgattacATAATATATTTGGAATTACTACATTAAATATGTTTCAGTTTGTAAAATATCTTatatgaataaagaaaatagattccacacacacacatccataCTGTGGAGAATAATCGAGCTCTCTTAAAATGAGTCATGTTTGTTGGACTTTGTTACAGTAGATGGTACTTGTATTCTGTTGCATTTTAAGACCTACAGAGCCTCCCAGACAGCTGCCAGTTTCCAGAAAAATCATACTTGCTCTGGAATAGCAGAAAGAATGTTCTCGTCAGTGAAAAGGAGGCATCCATGTAGCATGacacacttcagaaaacaggagGCATGTTAGCAGTAATGCTTTTTAGGAATAGGAATATTTTCTGGAGTTAGCCAACCAAAATCACTAACTGTTGTTGCCtcttcatttgatttttttttttttttttcccattccagTATGAAAACTGCCTCAGAAAGTTCTATAAGCATCAAAATACTGAAGTATTGTTATATTTGGCCCGGGCACTCTTCAAATGTGGCAAATTACAGGAATGCAAACAAACTTTGTTGAAGGTACGGATATAAAACATCATAtatcacagaataaaattactgtaaGTCGATTTAtgtttgtgtctttttaaattcagtagtCTGGGATTGAAATAATGGTGCTTATTCTCTGTATGCCACTTCAGGATACTTCTGTTTCACGTTATAgcatatcttaaaaaaaaaaaaataatgctttttatttacagGCCAGGCATGTAGCACCAAGTGATACAGTCCTTATGTTTAATGTGGCTTTAGTGCTACAAAGACTAGCTACCTCTGTCctcaaagatgaaaaaagcaaTCTAAAGGAGGTGCTTAATGCTGTGAAAGAACTGGAGCTAGCCCACaggtaaaaattatttacttctaATCATTCTTAATCTGTTTTGTTGTTCCCTTACAGTAAATTTGCTGTATAGGTCACAGATCTGGATAGAAGAGCAATCTTTTTACGAAGCTCTGTGTGTGATTCTAGAGTTCCTAGTAGGAAAAGGAAGGTTGGGCCTAACAAAACTGTGGATTCAGACTTCGCTCCAGAGCCAGTTTTGTTTGGCCAGGTGGCCAATATGTATTTCTCAAAGGGTTTTGTCTTACTGTGACCAAGATGCACTTCTTCCTGGAAAAGCGTTGTTGAAAAAAACGTTGTTTAACACTTGTTTTGATGATTTCTTGTAAACAACCTATAAGGCTCAGAAGCAGTATCTCGTTATATAATATAAACCTTTAATGACTGGTAGTCCTTGAAAACTGATTTCACCCTCCTGTTTGCAAATAAAGCCTAAATACTCTTATAGCTTAAGAGCAGAAGCAGTTTCTTAAGTGCATTTGAGATCTTCtagttctctttttttaaaaaaagagatttctggGTGAAAACTGTGATCTATCTGATCCAATCATCACCATCTTTGACAGAAAACTTTCAACCATTTATTTTGCTCCTAGGTATTGCTGGTGTAGCTGGTGCTTGCTTTATGCATTCCTAGCTCTGCTGTTACGTCAAGGAAAGATGTCTTTCAGTAATTTTGTCAACTGAAGCAAGCCTTTCATATGAGCAAGCATTTCACAATCCAAGTGCTTTACATAATGCAAACTAAGCATTCAAACACAAATTTTAACTTAAATTCAGGTGAAAGCTTGTTGTTTATTGTCTTGAGAAAGTTGCATGAAAGTACTTATTTTTACCCATTAAGTAAAAATTCAGATGTCTAACcatgttttggaaaatattttccgTAATCTAAAACTCGAGCAGGGAATTACTTTCTTAATGTGCACAAGAATTTGAGTTCAGTCTAGCACgaaaatacttcatttaaaatgtcGTGATGGAATATGGGGAGAAATCATGGCAGGGAGAAATCATGGCAACCTTGAAAgttagtaattttcttttaaaatgaattagAGAAACACTGATCAAACAGTGGTCATCACCGCTTACCCATCTACTTGAAGGTTTGAAAataggttttctttcctttccttatgGTGGTTTCAAGCACTTAAGCTATGACAGATAAGGAATAAATCTACTGGCATCAGCAGTGTACTTACTGCTAGGAGCCAGTAAATGAAATCTTAGAACTCTCTTTAGAATTTCTCTAGGTTTTCGTTCCCCTCTAGAGTGGTGTTTTAGAATGTTTTAAATTTGAAGGACTCTGTACTTTGATACTGTTGAATTAAAAGGAGCTGCACTCAGAAAACTGGTGaggttttttctcatctgttgaGTTTTATACGGTTGTAATCCAGGAGTAAATGCTTTGGTTTAAGGCAAAATTACAATTAATATGTAAGTAATGCCAGATTtgcttagttttgtttgttatttttttcctccaggtaCTTCAGTTACTTGAGTAAAGTAGGTGATAAGATGAGATTTGACTTGGCACTTGCTGCTACGGAAGccaggtaaaaaaaaccaaaacgaaATCTCACCCACAAACAAATCCTTCATTCAGATGCCAAGTGGAATggttttttgtcttgttttttcgTATGAAAACTGGATTCCAAAATTTCAGCTGACAGTTCTAATTGGAACATTAGAAGTAAAAGTGCAGGGTTACTCCTTACTAcagtttcattcttttctaacatttttGAGTGGTCTAAAACTCTCAGCGTGTGGTGCCTGCCATTAGCTGGAGCCTGTGaaacttcagctgttttaaTGGCAAATTTTCTGTCGATGAGAGTGCAGTGACAGTTATTTAACATCTCTAGCTCTCACTGTTTTGACTTGTAATAATCTAACAGCAGGTTTGCTTtcatggagattttttttcaagcagctCATGAGTGAATAGCATGGGTCAGTTACTGAAACGcgaattttttttgttttccagagtcTAGTCTGCTTTAACTTTTGCTCAGGGTAATGAGCCTGTACACAAGCCTGTTCAAGTCGGTTTCCTTGGAAGCTTATTTCACTCAGTATGCCCTGTGTTTCACTTACTGCACGTTCCTCTAAGATTTTCATAGCCATATACAAATAACATCTGTTGGCCATCATGCTCTGTACATTGTAAATGGGTATCATTTAAAGCGCTTtgtacagagaagaaaattttaatatttaaagaaatgtcattGTAATGTTAACTAGGAGGGTGTTGAAAGCCCTTTGCTTTAATGTTTCACAAGACTTGAACATGTAACACAACCTTAACTCTTAGAACAACTGGGATTTTCAAGATAGAATTTCTACCTGTCTTTCTGATTCGGTTTGCTAGCATGTTGTGTTTAAAGAAAGTTCATATTAACTATACTTGTGAAACTCCCCAAATTAGTTGGGATGATTCCTTTTGTGGCAGTTTTGTATATGAGTTGGGTATTAAGTGTGGAGAGCAGTATGTTGTGAAATAGCATATTACAAGGTAAATTAGCTTACTAGAAAGTGTTTTAGTTTACTCTAAAATCTATGTTACTCTTCTGTTGTGCTGTTTCAAgtagctgcttttttctgtgtcGGTGTTATAGACATGGTGGTGTGATGCATGCCCTTCATAAAGCTATTTCTTGTAGTATGCGTCTGCCACCTTCCTTGACTTGAAATCATTGCATGTTACAGGCAGTGCTCTGATTTACTGAGTCAAGCACAGTACCACGTGGCTCGGGCACGCAAGCAGGATGAAGAAGAGAGGGAACTGCGTGCCAAacaagagcaagaaaaggagCTGCTTCGCCAAAAACTGCTTAAagaacaggttttattttattatattatgcatagtgtattttaaaaaagcgtacttcatttttttaagcaagcaTACGTATCAACAGTATGTATGCGCCTGTTGGTCTGTGGTGGTACCTGGTGTTACTGATAAAATGTGTAGTAGACTCTTCTTAATTATAGTAAGGGCTAGCAGAAAACATTATAGCCAACAGGTGATACTAATTCTTTCTTCCCCACGGCCTCAGaaatagatatttatttttacaatgaaataaaattggtGCCCCAGAAGGTCTGCCATGAAATTTCTGTACTGACGGGTTGGATGAGGAAGCACTTGGTGGAATAGTTGTTCTAGAATTTCGCTTATTGTAGTGTAGGCTTGCAGaaatttttttggcttttttttttgccacatgGACCTTCTACTATGGCATAGACTTTCAAAAGTCAGTTTTCCAGTTCCTTGCGAGCAAATATTGTATACACCAGAGACTATAATCACTGCGATGCTGCAAATAGGATAGTAACCATTAGTTTTCTCTCCGTTTCAGGAAGAGAAACGcctaagagaaaaagaagaacagaagaaacttCTGGAACAAAGAGCTCAATATGTGGAGAAAACCAAGAATATTCTGATGTTCACTGGTGAAGTAGAAGgatcaaaggagaaaaaacgTGGTGGTGGCGGAGGCAGGgtagaacagaattttttttatctccttcattttcccattttgttaTATGGTCTTTTTCAGTAGCACAGGTTCTTAATTTCAAGTTCTTGGGCTCCACTGAGTAAAATTGAACAGGTTTAATATTCACATGTAAAAATTGGAAGCTAATACTTAAAAGTTCCAAGCATAGTGGCATCACCAAATTCTGTTCTATTCAGTtgttaaaataacagaagattattattttatatgcaaatttGGCATCGTTTTCCCGATGACATCAGTCTAGAGATTATGGGAAAGTTGGCACAAGAAGGTCTGTATTTTTGTATCTTTGAAAACATGTTCAGataatttctcttttgaattttttctggtagctttttaaatgaaaggtgAATGATAGACTGTATTGTGGAACTTATTATTTATTGCAGCGTTCAAAAAAAGGAGCAGGGGAATTTGATGAATTCGTCAACGATGACAGTGATGAAGATCTGCCCAtgtctagaaagaaaaagaagaggaagggcAGTGGTAGTGAACAagatggggaagaagaggagggtgaaaggaagaagaagaagaggaggaggtaaCTGGTGTTTTAACGTTAGACACCTCTAGGAAATAGCATGGCTTTCAAGCATATTCTCATGCAGTCTTTCGTAATTGTTAAATGAATTGTTGTCAAGAGgtcatgtaattaattttcatttccacatGCACCTTAGAAGGCTTGAACAGCAACTCTGCAAAAGAAGTATGAGTAACACCTGATTAACTAGATATTCTGTGAGACTGCTGGGTTTTGCATGTATTAAGtttttttgcaatgttttatGTCATACAAAATACATATCTGTTTAAGACCCCAGAAGGCAGAAGAGGGGAGTGATGatgaagaacatgaaaatgGTCCAAGACCTAAAAAACGGCGTCCACttaaggcagagaaaaagaaggcagTAAGTTAAACCCTAAGTAACTGCATCACTTCCTAAATACACATTTTGGAGTTCGGCACTATCCTAGTCAAGAGAGGTTTATTAATGTTGAAAATTACAACAAAACTTCTCGTAGCAAACTGCCTTTGAGCTTAATTTTATCCTTCTCCCCTGTTGCTATTGCTACTTGGGTGAAAGGATGAAAAGAATATTTCCAAAGCCATCTAAGAATTAAGTGATagtaaatggaattttttttttaaaagtgtgcctgcttttctgcatatgttttctgcatttgaggACTTTTTAACCAGCCACATGAACAAGCAAGCCTTTGTTTTTCCCCAACACAGCCCAAACCAGAACGTCTGCCTCCTTCAATGAAAGGAAAGATCAAATCAAAAGCCATCATTTCATCAAGTGATGATTCTTCTGATGAGGATAAACTCAAAATTGCTGATGATGGGTAAGAACCTTAATTAACTTTGTACTAAAATTTCAACGCATGCTTTCAAGAGAAACTGCAGGGTTAATAATAAAGAGATAATGCAAAGATAATGAGAAGCCTTTCATTGTACTCACAACATTGCTTTCCATTGCAAATTAATTCCATTCGTTGTTCTCATTCTGATAATACTAGCATTACATAAATCCTGGTGTCTCACCTTATTTTTAAGCTAAGGATAGCATCTTTTTCATACtggttttgatgtttcttttttttcttccctacaGACACGCTAGGAATAGCAACAGTGATTCAGATGATGGggaacagcagcacaaacaaCGCATTGTTTCTGATAGTGATTCTGATAACAGAAACAAATCTGGTAGTGAGGCAGGTAGTCCGAGGAGGTCCAGTGTCCACCCATCTGAGGAAGATTCTGACAGTGACAGGCCAGCTAGAAAAAGGAGGCGGTCAGATTCAGAGCAGTCTGACAATGAGTCTGTACAGTCGGGGAGAAGTCGATCTGGTGGATCAGAAAATGAATCTCGCCCAGCTTCTCGCAGTGCTGACTCCGACAGAGATTCTGAGAGAGGATCTGACAATGAGGGTTCTGGCAGAGGATCTGGTAATGAGTCTGAACCAGAAGGATCCAACGATGAGGGGTCTGAAGGGGGTTCAGATGACAGTGATTAAGTCTAAATTACAGaccatctttttaaaatgttcatgtaaatatttcagttatgGGGAAAATccaatttttatatttgaaaactgtgatttaaaaaaaccttcatgtTTTAGTAAACTGTTGTGAGACCTTCCTGTGATTATTTCTGTTAGCAACTAATGGATGTTTCTCTAAGGTGGCTTATGGTGTATTCTTAAATTGAAAGTGCCGTAGGTGAACGGATCCCTGTATTATAATCAGCACACCAAGGATGGAATGCATGGAAAAACTATGGAAGGTAAAATCTCTGTTTAGGTGGTTCCAGAGTGGCCAAAACTGTGTGTTCTGTGCTTATACATGCATAGATGGATCTTAAAATCCTATCAAATGGAACAAAAAGCTGTGGATATTTATCTTTTCCCTCATTCTGAATAAAAGTCAGTAGGAAGTTTTTCGTACTTTCTATTACAGAATACATTTGCCATGATGCAGCTCCTTGTATTTCCAAgagtttcttcttttgcttctgtttttgtGTTAAATCAGGTGAAAAGGTGCAGATACTAAAGAGATTTTATAAAGTAACGATCCAGATGTAGATGAAATACTTAAATTGGCAGATAAAAAATAGAGAACTCCGTATTACTTGAGAAAGATAAAGCTGCCAGTATCACAATAAACTGTTCCTGCTTATTTGCTTGGAGTGATCTATTCTGCCCCTGAGAAGgtataagcaaaaaaacccagaaaatgttaaatttaacaAAGGAATCTGTTCTGTAGAAATAATCTTAACTTTATTTTAGCTTAAGTACATGGATTTTGGAATTAAATCCTTTCGTTACAATGTGTTCAggaacaacaataaaaaaattgctgtgttGTAGACAAAAGTGAATCTGATTTCTCCCTGCAGTTCTGAAAAAGAtattgccccccccccccccgccaacTTTTTTCGCTGGTCATCAAGTCCTCTGTGAAGCGTTTGCTAAGAGAAGATTATGTAGATCTGGATAGTGtattaatactgtttttaatATACTATATAGCCTAAACTATGTTGCTTTGTTTATAGAAGGTCTGGATTGTCACTGCTAATACTTCACTTGAAGTACAAACTGAAAGTTAGTTTTCCCATGCTGCTATTTCTGGTTTGCTGTGAGCATTAGCTGTTCTCATTGtgtatgggggttttttttccatgtgtttatGGGCTGTTGGTAACCATAGCAGCCAAAACAGACTGTAGGACCCTTGAGATGTCTCTCTTTCTGGCTCAGCTTGGTATCAAGTTTCTGTATGTGGTCTTACCTAAAACTTAACCT from Falco rusticolus isolate bFalRus1 chromosome 10, bFalRus1.pri, whole genome shotgun sequence encodes the following:
- the CTR9 gene encoding RNA polymerase-associated protein CTR9 homolog translates to MSRGSIEIPLRDTDEVIELDFDQLPEGDEVISILKQEHTQLHIWIALALEYYKQGKTEDFVKLLEAARIDGNLDYRDHEKDQMTCLDTLAAYYVQQARKEKNKDNKKELITQATLLYTMADKIIMYDQNHLLGRACFCLLEGDKMDQADAQFHFVLNQSPNNIPALLGKACISFNKKDYRGALAYYKKALRTNPGCPAEVRLGMGHCFVKLNKLEKARLAFSRALELNSKCVGALVGLAVLELNNKEADSIKNGVQLLSRAYTIDPSNPMVLNHLANHFFFKKDYGKVQHLALHAFHNTEVEAMQAESCYQLARSFHVQEDYDQAFQYYYQATQFASSSFVLPFFGLGQMYIYRGDKENASQCFEKVLKAYPNNYETMKILGSLYAASEDQEKRDIAKGHLKKVTEQYPDDVEAWIELAQILEQTDIQGALSAYGTATRILQEKVQADVPPEILNNVGALHFRLGNLGEAKKYFLASLDRAKAEAEHDEHYYNAISVTTSYNLARLYEAMCEFHEAEKLYKNILREHPNYVDCYLRLGAMARDKGNFYEASDWFKEALQINQDHPDAWSLIGNLHLAKQEWGPGQKKFERILKQPSTQNDTYSMLALGNVWLQTLHQPTRDREKEKRHQDRALAIYKQVLRNDPKNLYAANGIGAVLAHKGYFREARDVFAQVREATADISDVWLNLAHIYVEQKQYISAVQMYENCLRKFYKHQNTEVLLYLARALFKCGKLQECKQTLLKARHVAPSDTVLMFNVALVLQRLATSVLKDEKSNLKEVLNAVKELELAHRYFSYLSKVGDKMRFDLALAATEARQCSDLLSQAQYHVARARKQDEEERELRAKQEQEKELLRQKLLKEQEEKRLREKEEQKKLLEQRAQYVEKTKNILMFTGEVEGSKEKKRGGGGGRRSKKGAGEFDEFVNDDSDEDLPMSRKKKKRKGSGSEQDGEEEEGERKKKKRRRPQKAEEGSDDEEHENGPRPKKRRPLKAEKKKAPKPERLPPSMKGKIKSKAIISSSDDSSDEDKLKIADDGHARNSNSDSDDGEQQHKQRIVSDSDSDNRNKSGSEAGSPRRSSVHPSEEDSDSDRPARKRRRSDSEQSDNESVQSGRSRSGGSENESRPASRSADSDRDSERGSDNEGSGRGSGNESEPEGSNDEGSEGGSDDSD